Sequence from the Coregonus clupeaformis isolate EN_2021a unplaced genomic scaffold, ASM2061545v1 scaf1041, whole genome shotgun sequence genome:
CTGATGATGGACAGTACAAATGTCTTGTTCAGTCTAAGACCCATTATGATGATGCCACTATTCAAGTCCACATAAGAGGTACATTTCTTTCCCCATATATACAACAACCCACAGCGAAGTGTTTCCAATCTCAGCAGTACTTCATGTCCAGTCTCCCTTTGTGTCTGTAGCTATAGGATCCAAGCCAGAGCTTTCCATTGAGGGACAGAAAGAAGGAGGGATGGGTCTGCTGTGTGTATCTAAAGGCTGGTTCCCTGAGCCCGAGTTGGAGTGGCTGGACAGTGAAGGGGTCACTCTGTCTGCTGGACcttcagagacagacagggactaTAAGGGGTTCTACATAGTCAAACTAAAGACCATCGTAAAGGAGACTGACACCAACCGCTTTACCTGCAGACTCAGACAGAGGCAACTCAGTGAGCAGATCAACATGGAGACAGAGTTTCACATCTCTAGTGAGTTGCACAACATCATATTATTGTTTAGCTGATATGGAACACTTTTAATGTTTTATATGCTTTTGTATTACAAAGGCTGAGTAATAATGAAACATAAATAGGACAATTGGATACAAGTTTGTCGACATTTTAAGAACACTAAAGTATTCTAATGTCAAAATGAAATGTTGGTTTTGTAGATCCAGCTTTATGCCTCCACCCCAAATGAATGGAAAACCAGGAAATTAGATGGTTCTCAAATGTTCCATTCATTTGGCATTGAGGCATATTGCTGGATCTACACAACTGATGTCATGGGATGTGGTTTCATTTTGACATTAGTCTGCATTTGAGGTCTGTAAAAGTTTGACAAATCATTCTTTATGACTGAAATGACCCTTTAATTTTATTATTTGGTAGCAGTGGTAAGCATGTCACTGATCTCAGTTGATTTGTGTCTTGCAGGTGAGCTGATCCTTGTTCACACAGACACATGGAGAGTGGCCTTTGCAGTGATTGTCTCTCTGAGCATTGTCCTTTTGGTCATATTAGCTTTCACCATCTGGCGCTGCAATCGTTTGTCCAATCGACTACGGTAATAGAAAACTAATTAAAGAGTTTATTTGActgaatgtaaatgttttacagtgCAGTTTCCAGAGTGGCATACACAAGGAGTTGGGTACTAGAACCGAAAGCTTGCTAGTTCGAttccctgagccgacaaggtgaaacaaATCAGTTGatctacccttgagcaaggcacttaaccctaattgctccagggtcgtcATCAATCTGAtccctggccatgaccccactctccgagagTATCTCagagagagttgggatatgcaaaaaacacatttccatttcacacctcACACTCGTACAGGTTAACCACTTGTACATgcagtgaaacaggacaaatataagaacCCCCCTATTTGACCTTTAGAATTAAAAcgctgtgatgaggtgtgaatgaaggagtcaggcgcaggaggtaaaacaccgaagtccagagtttattacgtttacataaataaaacgctcCCAGCGTGAAAACGAAACTAATACAAgggaaaatattccaccttggcaagtaCAAatagaagagtagctcaaccgagctcctcgctctcacaataaacaatcactcacaaagacaaggggaacacttatatacatactaattaggggaatgagcaccaggtgtgtgtgattgacaagacaagacatgacaagtggagtgatgagaatgggatcggcagtagttagtaagccggtgacgatgaacaccgaaacctgcccgaacaaggaggggaggcagcctcgtgAAGTCGTGACAAAAGCAGACATTGGTCAGATACTGTACATGTGTATTTAAGgatttgtatttaaaaaaatctatGTATAGGGCAAACCCATTTTTATTTGAAACAACTTTCCTCTACAAAAATGCTAGATTTAATATAAAGTTTCTTTAAATCACAGTGTGTGGTTTCTGAATCACATCAGTGTAATTGGCTCCTTCATGGAAAGGACTTTGTCAAAAAACATCTTGAGTAGGTCCTTTTGTGAACTGTTATCTATTTTCATGCCTCCAGATGCATCCAAAGCTAAACACAGTCAAGAGCTAGGTAAGTAATGTCAAACATGCAGTTCTCCTCCATAAatggaactttgtcagagaaaacACTGAGGTTCTTGTGTTCATTAAGGATGTTCTCTCTaatgtctgtttcttttttatgtcTGCAGTTAAAGATGAACACAGCCTTGAGTTGAGTTAGTAGTGTCCAACAGTCCTATGCACGTgttaaactcattccacagagggccaagtgtctgggttttcactcctcccttgtacttgattgattaattaagctaattgattagtaagaaactcccctcacctggttgtctaggtccttaattgaaaggaaataaccaaaaccagcagacactaggccctccatggaatgagtttaacACTCCTGGTCCTATGCATCAGTGTGTCATATGTTCAGATTTTAATAATTGTCTTCTCCATGGATGTGAGATGTGTTCATTAAGGATGTTCACGCTAACTGTTCTCTTTTTATGTCTGCAgaaaaagttcaagatgacaaGGAATGTATGCTGAGTAAGTTGTGTCCAACACTCCTTTGCATCAATGtgtcatttttttttaaactccCAATTATTTTGGGATCCCAAACAACAATTGGAGACAAACAATTCCCAACACATGAATATGTTACAGAAATGGATGCTAGTACAACAGCTAGTTTCATGGATTTAAAATCCTTACATATTTGACATTGTTTTTTAtcacattgttttcactgtcccCATCCCCCTGCCAACAATTAATTTAATTATTCACCTTTAAGAATGCTTTAATTGACTTGAATTAATCTGTTTGTCTGTAGAGATACTCACTGATCAGCTGGGTAAGTAGGAGATATACATGATGCATTACTAGACCACTATGGTCAATACACAATACATATTCTCAGGAACCCTGTTCCTACAGAGCTAACTTCCTATAGGTTTTTCGATCCAACCTTAGTTGTAACTGACCTCATTcaacttatcaaccagctaattattagaatcaggtgcactagattaggttggagtgaaaacctacatgaTGGTAgccctccaggaacagggttggagagccctttTCTAAGGGGCTTACAATATGCATTGTGCAAATAGCACAAAGATTAGTCATAATTATGTAGTAAAATATAACTGTATTGGAATTAATTTTTACTCACTGCGATGGCAATGTTCAGAACAATAATTATATTTAGTTGTATTAAAACATGTTCACACTTTAATGAACTGGAATTATAATTGGTTTTATTTGTTGAATTTACCCACAGATTTTGTAAACATGAAGGGGTGTCCAGGTAAATTAATGACACTGAATTGgatttaaaatatatttgatgtCTTCATATCATATTTTTGTTGTTTGTAGGTATACTACAGTATATTATGGTAGAGTGATGTATTTTTACACCATGTCACTTTGGATATGTATCTGGTTCTGAACTTGAATTAAAAAAATTATCCCTCACCTTATCATTAAAGTTTGGAGATTAAGAGAGGGAGATTTGTCATCATATTACCATAGTTTCCCCAAATCTGACAAGCTCTTTCTCTATATTCTAGAACTTGAAACCATCAGAAGACATGCAGGTCAGTGTGATGTACTCTCCAGTCCACCCACCTAGAGTTTCACATGAATATTAATATCTTCACATACCGGCAttacttgaaataacatgatcaCACATTCATATCTACAGTATACTTATGTTGTTATCAATAACAACCTATAGGCTACATATgtctacagtaatgtactgtacattaaGTCCTGCAGTAAAATATTGTCCCCCATATTGATGTTATTTTCTTATTATTTTTATAGACTATTTTTCACTTCACAGTGGATGTGACTCTAGACCCAGATACAGCACATCACTATACATGTGTCCTAGAGTAATGGACTGAGCAGTAAAAATGCAGTCCCCCATATTGATATGTTTATTTAATTATTCTAATaaagtgtgtgtttctctccataGTGGATGTGACTCTAGACCCAGATACAGCACATCATAACCTCATCCTGTCTGAAGACAGGAAACAAGTTAAACGTATAACAAAACAAGAGAGGTTTGATAAAGTTCACTATGTCCTGGGAAAGGAAGGTTTCTCCTCAGGGAGATTCTACTATGAGGTACAGGTGGAGGGGAAGACTGGGTGGACTTTAGGAGTGGTCAGAGAGTCCATCAACATGAATAATAACTTTTACCTGAAACCTGACAATGGATGCTGGACTGTGTGGCTGAAGAAAGGAAAGTACAAGGCTCTTACTTggccctctgtccccctctccttgagagagaagccccagaaggtgggggtgtttgtggattatgaggagggtcaggtctccttctacaatgtggaggccaggtctcatATCTACTCTTTCGCTGGCTACACCTTCACTGAGAAACTTTATCCATTATTTTATTCTGATACTATTTATAACAGGTCACTGGTCATCACTCCTGTAGATgtcactgactgactgttttataccaaacattgaaatactgtgtgtgtgtgtgtgtgttactcacaGTCTGAATGAATTGGAATGTGTTTATCACTATATGATTATACTAACAGAGAGGAAATTCACCTTGTATAATTTATGCTGAATGTTATCCTTTTGTGGTGGCAGAATTTGGGGTGAGCTGTTGTAACTTCTCAAGGGATATGTTCTGTGTTGGACTGTGATGTTATGCCTTTCATAGACTCCTGGTATGTCTGcacaaggccattgtgttctgGAACTGTTGCTTGTATAAATAACTGTTGTGTAACAATATGATTGTATTGTCACCTCCCACTATATAAGGGACATGTAACCATTTATTCTTTGAACTCATCCCTGTCAAATCAGAGACAGATCTCCCTCGCAACTGCTTGATTAAAGATTTTTCTATTATACAATTATATAGTCTATGCCTTAATCTTTTGATTGAGTTTTCCACAACATTTGGTGCTGTGACCCAGATGAGAGCAACCTGACTTTTTGATCTGTTTCGCTCGGATTGGAACCAGACATCCCTCTGCCACAACTAAACAAGGTAAGAGACCTTATTCAAAAGTCTCTGTAAGTGACTGTCTGATTTCCAGCCgagccttacatttacatttacattttagtgatttagcagacgctcttatccagagcgacttacatgagcaattagggttaagtgccttgcttaagggcacatcgacagatttttcacctagtcggctcagggattagaaccagcgacctttcagttactggcacaacgctctaagctacctgccgccttaaTGGTGAAATATCTCTTGTCCTCCTCATCCACAACATTATTGGGTTCAATTTGGCTGAACTATTTTCCTATAATAATGAATCTGGCGGGTGAACTAATTCAGAGGATCTAAGGAAATTGATCCAGAGAGTAAATCTAAGGAAACTGATTTACATTGTATCCAATAGTAGGGATTTGTTTTCCTATAATCACATGAAAATACTGTTGGATCAGTATATAAGTAGGAATTGGATAGCCTACATTTGAATACTGCAGTAGCAGGAATTGAATAGCCTGCAAGTAGGAATTGGATACCCTACAGCAGGAATTGGATAGTCTGCAAGTAGGATTTGGATAGGCTACAATTAACtaattattataatatatgtaTAATTGGTTTGCACACATGAGTTGGATAAGGAAGTAAAACAAATTGTTTTTatgtatgtattcagaccctttgctatgagactcgaaattgagctcaggtgcatcctgtttccattgatcatccatgagatgtttctacaacttgattggagtcctctgtggtaaattcaactgattggacatgatttggaaaggcacacacctgtctatataaggtcccacagttgacagtgcatgtcagagcaaaaaccaagccatgagctccgagacaggattgtgtcgaggcacaaatctggggaagggtactgttacgaaccccgtggctctaaacgtctagggtggatggacatgagacccgtaacataaattatgcaaattataagtgtaacctggaacagcgagaaccaaaaatgacacaacaaccgtgaactaccgtcaaacataaatggtttattactaaacacacggtaaaggtttgggaaaaaggggctgagcaggacccaagaaatgaaacaataatgtaaaacccctaaactgatctagcctgcctgaagaaccgctaggctactgctagtcatacaaaaatacagtgggtggtccgctcaggtctaactggtgtttatagacagatttcttcctacgggtaatgtacgcccaagggcaactagcttaaactccccttttcccaaaaaacacacaaagctactaaacagggtaatcagcaatttagtgcgtacacaacacacaggacaccaccgtgtccatactcacatatggcaaaaagtctctctctcttgcaacaaacacaagtctggttttatacaatgggctgtgtgattcaacaaacgagtaacaggtggtgctattcacagggaatgttcactgattggtccaatcagcagacacctcaacgaccaccaatcaggaacatacaggacacctgtgattaggcagaaagagtagaaacacacaaaaaacacaggatacctgtatccgtaacactcccacccttaaaagagcaaaccaaaatggtttgcgacacacgtactcatcacaacacccaaaattcaataatcCTCCTGCCGGGATAACCAAAAAAAAaaccctagatcattacacacgagacaaagcatctgccaacacattatctaacccctttttgtggcggatctccaaattataattttgcacgacaagtgcccaacgcataaggcgttggttctggttgtacatccggtggagaaacactaggggttatggtcagtatacactattactggtaatgcactggaaccaacataaacttcaaagtactgcagagctaacaacaaagctagagcttcttgttcaatggtggaatagtttgtctgacatttgttaaatttccgtgaaaaataacagacaggatggtccactccactctggtcttgctgcagtagaacagcaccagcacctctggcacttgcatctacctccagtttaaacggccgctccaaaatctggcgcagcaagaacaggagtactacacaagagtgctttagcagtgttgaaagcagtacaacaatctttcagaccatacaaattttctcgccggactgagcaaatccgttaatggagcaactaccgcagagaaatttttacagaaactacggtagtagccaaccatccctaaaaacgggcgtagctctcttctggtggtaggtgcgggaaatgcgtttatagctgagaccttggcatctacagggcgcacctgaccatggccgacctgtttaccaagataagtaacagtggccttcccaaactcgcactttgctaagttcagggttagagaagcggttgctagacgttcacacactacccttagagtgttaacatgatcagaccactcagttgaataaatgaccagatcatcaaggtaagcactacaattaggaactccagccaatactgtgttaaccaggcgttggaaagtggctggtgcgttcccgcatcccaaatgccatgacagcatattgtaggaagtgatctggggtcacaaaggcagagatgtcggaggcacgtggggttaacggcacctgccagtaaccttttagaagatctagtttggttacataagtagcagcaccaacagtatcaatacagtcatccagtctgggtaacggggaacgagtcgggcactgtgacagcattgactttccgatagtccgtacataatctggatgtcccatcaggtttaggaaccagaatgcacggagaactccaaggacttgaacttggcatagccaggttattctccagcaaataaccgacctcacccctcattatctttctcttagcgacgttgacacgataaggatgttgcttgataggtgcagcgtttccaacattaatgtcatgttctaacacatttgtacatgtaggaacatcattaaaaagacatggaaagctgtgtaacagtctcacaatatcatctgactgtctgtccgttaaatgaatcaggcttgacgggagagacagcagcatctctgaattgggcaatctagcacactgctgctgagtattgcgcaactccaaaccatctccgtccacatcattaacatgacctcccactacagccgtagcagcaacagagacagccgactcggccagtttctctggactgtctacctggagtgacgggtctgttgtggtatgtcttcaacatgttaacgtggcacacacgagattggcgttttctatcaggagtctgtatcacatagtcagtttcagttagtttcttttcaatgacataaggaccagagaaacgtgctgacaatgacgctcctggcacaggcaacaacacaagaactcggtcacctggctgcagtgaacgagaaacagcctgtgtgtcatagtgtcgtttcatccgtttctgtgaggaagacagcgcttccctttgctagagcacaggcagcatgtaggcgctcacgaaagcgactaacgtagtccaacacattttctttcacacacaactcttgtgacaaaaactgatccttaaggactttcataggtcctctcatggtgtgtccaaacaccagttcagctgggctgaaccctagggattcctgtactgtctcacggacagcaaacaatactagaggaactccctcatcccaatctttctcagattccaagcaatatttacggagcatagacttgggtctgatgccaacgttcaagcgcaccctgagactctgggtgatatgcgcttgacacacggtgtgtaactgacaaggattttaacacttgtttgaaaagtttagaaaggaaattcgtaccctgatcagtttgtatcaccttaggtaatccaaaagttgagaagaatttgatcaacgctttactcaccaccgagcagtaatccttcgcagaggaatggcctctgggtacctggtggccacacacataattgtcaacataaactggttaccagattttgttttcggtaatggtccaacacaatcaaccatcacatgttcgaatggttcacctatggccggtatgggacaaagaggcgcgggggaaataacctggttcggtttcccaactacttgacaggtgtggcaagtccgacagaactgagccacatcttgttttaagccaggccaaaagaaatgtcgccaaaactcgatcataagtcttggtgactcccagatgtccggaccactggtgatcatgagcgaggataaaacattttgtcgaaaggctgtaggaatcactatttggtaaacagcattccaatctccgcaagcgtcaacatgggaggtccatttacgcatgaggagattaccatcaatgaagtatgccatgtttttcttctttagctcgtcctctgagacaacactagaaaaacatttgccaagctaatgtcaacctgttggttagcgatcagctgctcacgagtaactggtaactgtattgcctcagcaaccagttccacatccttcttcctttctctgggctgttggtcagactgcaccagcttaccagaggtagcacccgaactatcctctgggtcacactctctgaatagaatcgtgtctgacaaatctaccacttcacccacttgtcgtgcttgagcacgtgtgacagcacaagcggggaacacatctggataaccctgtgccagctcctcggagagagactggtcacttttatccaatacctccaatatgggtattacctttcctccggcaatatcgttgcccattataaaggtcaccccttttactggcaacatcggacgtacgccaactctgaacaatccactgactaactcagagtgtacgttcacaaagtgcaatggcactgggacgaaacccatttcaattccttgtactaacacactggaaccacaatatgtattattagacaagggcaacacatcagctagtatgaacgactgcgccgcaccagtatctctgaggattctaactggacgctgagacgcttcatcatctgatatagaaacaaacccctcaaaaatgaacggttcataactgtgatctgggacagggactttcaaaccacattcactatgaggcttctgtcttgattccggccttacaaccgcatgcgaatcagcccaacacccgttggcggcctggcgtgctgaggcatccccggtttgcgttttagcagaaagcaatcattaactatatgtcccaccttatgacaatagaaacagtgacgcacatcttttgggcgtgctggatgtactgctggtcgactaggactagaagttagcaactccgcagccctgctctccgcatacgagccgaaaacacgctcttatgcgtcaacacaaacttcgtctgccaatacagacgcttccgacagtgaggatactttctgttcgttcagataaactacaatgcgttcccgtaaacaatttttaaactcttctaacaagattaactcccgtgagagagttaaaatcagttaccttactagcactgtgccatttgtcaaacagatttcctttgtctctagcaaactccacataagtctgagtaggagactttttatgagacctaaatctctgtcgatatgcctcaggaacaagctcataggcacgaag
This genomic interval carries:
- the LOC123486164 gene encoding E3 ubiquitin-protein ligase TRIM39-like, which gives rise to MERTLSKNILSRSFCELLSIFMPPDASKAKHSQELEKVQDDKECMLKILTDQLDFVNMKGCPELETIRRHAVDVTLDPDTAHHNLILSEDRKQVKRITKQERFDKVHYVLGKEGFSSGRFYYEVQVEGKTGWTLGVVRESINMNNNFYLKPDNGCWTVWLKKGKYKALTWPSVPLSLREKPQKVGVFVDYEEGQVSFYNVEARSHIYSFAGYTFTEKLYPLFYSDTIYNRSLVITPVDVTD